From the genome of Nicotiana sylvestris chromosome 2, ASM39365v2, whole genome shotgun sequence, one region includes:
- the LOC138885925 gene encoding uncharacterized protein: MGVIHVGQKSRAHTYKGKNGYPIYKRRNNGKFANIRSQFLDNSWVVPYNPYLLSKFNCHINVEVCYILICKGHDKNAFFVHGDDPNIEIDEIKEYQSARWVSPPEATWCLFGFPISEMTPSVYHLQLHLDGQQFVSFKSTQTINSIVNNPMIRKIILTEFFVMNRENKDAKKLNLLYKEFPKYFVCTFREAAKNRGLLQCDNNLVDCMSEAVRYQMPYSLRRLFATLLVYRNPANPKELWNQFEDSMSEDFKILPNLNAKQIHHMALNHINDILHSMGHDINEFTLIPERILASSTAIEAQDSHFERNIIVKEEDLLLETKLNDDQ, encoded by the exons atgggagtaattcatgtaggacaaaaatcacgtgctcacacatatAAAGGGAAAAATGGATACCCAATTTATAAAAGGCGAAATAACGGTAAATTTGCAAATATTAGAAGCCAATTTCTTGACAATTCATGGGTCGTTCCTTACAATCCATATCTATTGAGCAAATTTAACTGTCATATTAATGTTGAAGTTTGTTATATACTTATTTGTAAAGGACATGATAAAAATGCTTTTTTCGTACATGGTGATGATCCAAATATTGAAATAGATGAGATCAAAGAATATCAATCTGCTAGATGGGTTTCTCCACCAGAGGCAACTTGGTGTTTATTTGGTTTTCCGATTAGCGAAATGACTCCATCTGTTTACCATCTTCAGCTACATCTTGATGGACAACAATTTGTCTCTTTTAAAAGCACACAGACGATAAATTCAATTGTAAATAACCCCATGATCAGAAAAATCATATTGACAGAGTTCTTTGTGATGAACAGAGAAAATAAGGATGCAAAGAAGTTAAATTTACTCTACAAGGAATTTCCGAAATACTTTGTATG TACATTTAGAGAAGCAGCAAAAAACCGAGGCTTATTACAATGTGATAATAACTTAGTTGATTGTATGTCAGAAGCTGTAAGATATCAGATGCCTTATAGTTTGAGACGTTTATTTGCCACACTTCTTGTATATCGTAATCCTGCTAACCCGAAAGAACTTTGGAATCAATTTGAAGATTCTATGTCCGAAGACTTCAAGATTTTGCCAAACTTAAATGCAAAACAGATTCATCATATGGCCTTAAACCATATTAATGACATTCTACATTCAATGGGTCATGACATAAATGAATTTACACTCATACCAGAAAGAATTTTAGCTTCTTCTACTGCAATAGAGGCTCAAGattctcattttgaaagaaatataattgttaaagaagAGGATTTGTTACTAGAAACAAAATTGAACGATGATCAGTGA